Proteins encoded in a region of the Pseudomonas viciae genome:
- a CDS encoding MFS transporter — protein sequence MTTTTCNDAVSAQPTNSATRVATASFIGTAIEFYDFYVYATAAALVIGPVFFPQTSGTAQMLSSFLTFGIAFLARPLGSLLFGHFGDRIGRKSTLVASLLLMGVCTTLIGVLPGYASIGAWAPILLCLLRFGQGLGLGGEWGGAALLATENAPKGKRAWFGMFPQLGPSIGFLAANGLFLTLAMTLDDEQFRSWGWRIPFLLSAVLVIVGLYVRLKLHETPVFANAMARQERVKVPLVELFSQYWAPTLLGAAAMVVCYALFYISTVFSLSYGVSTLGYSRETFLGLLCFAVLFMAAATPLSAWASDRYGRKPILIIGGVLATASGFLMEPLLTHGSTGGVALFLCIELFLMGVTFAPMGALLPELFPTHVRYTGASAAYNLGGIVGASAAPFFAQKLVAMGGLSYVGGYVSGAAVLSVIAVLCLKETRHNDLNRVA from the coding sequence ATGACGACCACCACCTGCAATGACGCTGTGTCGGCCCAGCCGACGAACTCCGCCACCCGCGTGGCGACCGCGAGTTTCATCGGCACCGCCATCGAGTTCTACGACTTCTATGTATACGCCACGGCCGCGGCCCTGGTGATCGGGCCGGTGTTCTTTCCTCAAACCTCAGGCACGGCACAGATGCTGTCGTCCTTCCTGACCTTCGGCATCGCCTTCCTCGCCCGCCCACTGGGTTCTTTGTTGTTCGGCCACTTCGGCGACCGGATCGGGCGCAAGTCCACGCTGGTGGCCTCCCTGTTGCTGATGGGCGTGTGCACCACCCTCATCGGCGTGCTGCCGGGTTACGCCAGCATTGGCGCGTGGGCTCCGATCCTGCTGTGCCTGCTGCGGTTCGGCCAGGGCCTGGGGCTGGGCGGTGAATGGGGCGGCGCGGCACTGCTCGCCACCGAGAACGCGCCCAAAGGCAAACGCGCCTGGTTCGGCATGTTCCCGCAATTGGGGCCATCCATCGGCTTCCTGGCGGCCAACGGCTTGTTCCTGACCCTGGCCATGACCCTGGACGACGAGCAGTTCCGCTCCTGGGGCTGGCGGATTCCGTTCCTGCTCAGTGCCGTGCTGGTGATCGTCGGCCTCTATGTGCGGCTCAAGCTCCACGAAACCCCGGTATTTGCCAACGCCATGGCCCGCCAGGAGCGGGTGAAGGTGCCGTTGGTCGAGCTGTTCAGCCAGTACTGGGCACCGACGCTGCTGGGCGCGGCGGCGATGGTGGTGTGCTACGCGCTGTTCTACATCTCGACGGTATTTTCCCTGAGCTACGGCGTGTCCACTCTCGGCTACAGCCGTGAAACCTTCCTGGGCCTGTTGTGCTTTGCCGTGCTGTTCATGGCCGCCGCTACGCCGTTATCCGCCTGGGCCAGCGACCGTTACGGCCGCAAACCGATATTGATCATCGGTGGCGTGCTGGCAACTGCCTCGGGTTTCCTCATGGAACCCTTGTTGACCCACGGCTCCACCGGCGGCGTGGCGCTGTTCCTGTGCATCGAGTTGTTCCTGATGGGCGTGACCTTCGCGCCCATGGGCGCCTTGCTGCCGGAGCTGTTTCCAACCCATGTGCGCTACACCGGCGCGTCGGCAGCCTACAACCTGGGTGGCATCGTCGGCGCCTCGGCGGCCCCGTTCTTCGCCCAGAAACTGGTGGCGATGGGTGGTTTGAGCTACGTCGGCGGTTATGTCTCGGGGGCTGCGGTGCTCAGCGTGATCGCCGTGCTGTGCCTGAAAGAGACACGTCATAACGATTTGAACCGGGTCGCCTGA
- a CDS encoding HlyC/CorC family transporter, producing the protein MDTLPVGPLLAVLVVLILWSALFTAIEAAQLHLLAQRKASRANDKPPVTLNFPRDSLILCNTLCRTLAVVLGTLLAIFTWLENGPWAAWLGTSVALLVFADYLPRTLAIRQPDAVLALGNALLGVPLKILYPLAWLLNGVSQLLLRPFARKASAVQQSDDETSLAPRNEHEPEHHGSRLHTLSGIHALDNITVNDILLPRSEVDGINLDDPIGEIIEQLRLNRRTRLPVFHSDINQVEAVLNTRQIRHLLADASLTKEALLAACHEPYFVPESTPLQLQLLNFHKQQRRLGMVVDEYGEVLGIVTLEDILEEIVGEFESEHSLDNPHVHPQPDGRLMIDGAASIRELNRTLGWHLPCDGPKTLNGLVTEALETIPESPVCLKIGRYRLEIIETVDNRVSQVLVWHNSSVPAAL; encoded by the coding sequence ATGGATACGTTGCCCGTGGGGCCACTGCTTGCTGTGCTGGTCGTGCTGATCCTCTGGTCAGCCCTGTTCACCGCGATCGAAGCCGCCCAGCTACACCTGCTGGCCCAGCGCAAGGCATCGCGCGCCAACGACAAACCGCCCGTGACGCTGAACTTCCCCCGGGACAGCCTGATTCTGTGCAATACCCTCTGCCGTACCCTGGCCGTGGTGCTCGGCACCTTGCTGGCGATTTTTACCTGGCTGGAAAACGGCCCGTGGGCGGCCTGGCTCGGCACCAGTGTGGCCCTGCTGGTCTTCGCCGATTACCTGCCGCGCACCCTGGCCATCCGTCAACCCGATGCGGTGCTGGCACTGGGCAATGCCCTGCTTGGCGTGCCATTGAAGATTCTTTATCCATTGGCCTGGCTGCTGAATGGCGTCAGTCAGTTGCTGCTGCGTCCGTTTGCCCGCAAGGCCAGCGCGGTCCAGCAAAGCGATGACGAAACATCCCTTGCACCGCGCAACGAGCACGAACCCGAACACCACGGCAGCCGCCTGCACACCCTTTCCGGCATCCACGCCCTGGACAACATTACCGTCAACGACATCCTCCTGCCGCGCAGTGAGGTCGATGGCATCAACCTTGATGACCCGATTGGCGAGATCATTGAACAGTTGCGCCTGAATCGTCGTACCCGTCTGCCGGTGTTCCACAGCGACATCAACCAGGTCGAGGCAGTACTCAACACCCGCCAGATCCGCCATCTGCTGGCAGACGCGAGCCTGACCAAGGAAGCGCTGCTGGCTGCCTGCCACGAACCTTACTTCGTGCCTGAGAGCACCCCGCTGCAGCTGCAATTGTTGAACTTCCACAAGCAGCAGCGGCGCCTGGGCATGGTGGTGGACGAATACGGCGAAGTATTGGGTATCGTCACCCTGGAGGACATCCTCGAAGAAATCGTCGGCGAATTCGAAAGTGAGCACAGCCTCGATAATCCCCACGTTCATCCCCAGCCCGATGGCCGCCTGATGATCGATGGCGCGGCGTCGATCCGTGAACTGAACCGGACCCTGGGCTGGCACTTGCCTTGCGATGGCCCCAAGACCCTCAACGGGCTGGTGACCGAAGCCCTGGAAACCATTCCCGAAAGCCCGGTATGCCTGAAGATCGGCCGTTATCGACTGGAAATCATCGAAACCGTGGACAACCGCGTCAGCCAGGTGCTGGTGTGGCATAACAGTTCGGTGCCCGCTGCTCTCTAA
- a CDS encoding cytochrome C assembly family protein yields MLPLSPSLLATLAAACLYAAATLYQGTRLATGAKANKRLLVMLGVLAVLGHAASLYTHLMTPIGLGLDFFNAASLIAVAVIALTLIACSRIPVENLLVLLFPLGLATVLLAQFAPSGTVQIIDEEPGILAHILLSILAYGLFTIAVFQALLLLVQDHQLKHKHPSGLIRNFPPLQTMESLLFGFLWAGWTLLSLSLISGWLFVENLFAQHLVHKTLLACLAWVVFSVLLWGRNRLGWRGHKAIRWTLAGFCLLMLAYFGSKLVREYILHI; encoded by the coding sequence ATGCTCCCCTTGTCACCCAGCTTGCTTGCTACCCTCGCCGCCGCCTGCCTTTATGCCGCTGCGACCCTCTATCAAGGCACCCGCCTGGCCACCGGCGCCAAGGCGAACAAACGCCTGCTGGTCATGCTTGGCGTGCTGGCGGTGCTCGGCCACGCGGCCAGCCTTTATACCCACCTGATGACGCCAATCGGCCTGGGCCTGGACTTTTTCAACGCTGCCAGCCTGATCGCCGTGGCCGTGATCGCCCTGACGCTGATCGCCTGCTCGCGCATCCCGGTGGAAAACCTGCTGGTACTGCTCTTCCCGCTGGGGCTGGCCACGGTGCTGCTGGCGCAGTTCGCGCCGTCGGGCACGGTGCAAATCATCGACGAGGAGCCAGGCATCCTGGCGCACATCCTGCTGTCGATCCTCGCCTACGGCCTGTTCACCATTGCGGTGTTCCAGGCGCTGCTGCTGCTGGTGCAAGACCACCAACTCAAGCACAAGCACCCGTCCGGACTGATCCGCAACTTCCCGCCGCTGCAAACCATGGAAAGCCTGTTGTTTGGCTTCCTCTGGGCCGGCTGGACCCTGCTGTCGCTGTCGCTGATCTCCGGCTGGCTGTTTGTCGAGAACCTGTTCGCCCAACACCTGGTGCACAAGACCCTGCTGGCCTGCCTGGCGTGGGTGGTGTTCAGCGTGTTGCTGTGGGGGCGCAACCGGCTCGGCTGGCGCGGCCATAAAGCGATTCGCTGGACCCTGGCCGGTTTCTGCCTGCTGATGCTGGCTTATTTCGGCAGCAAGCTGGTCCGTGAATACATTCTGCATATCTGA
- the ffh gene encoding signal recognition particle protein, with translation MFENLTDRLSQTLRHVTGKAKLTEDNIKDTLREVRMALLEADVALPVVKDFVNSVKERAVGTEVSRSLTPGQAFVKIVQAELESLMGAANEDLNLSAVPPAVVLMAGLQGAGKTTTAGKLARFLKERKKKSVMVVSADIYRPAAIKQLETLANDIGVTFFPSDLSQKPVDIAQAAIKEAKLKFIDVVIVDTAGRLHIDEEMMGEIKALHAAINPVETLFVVDAMTGQDAANTAKAFGDALPLTGVILTKVDGDARGGAALSVRAITGKPIKFIGMGEKSEALEPFHPERIASRILGMGDVLSLIEQAEQTLDKDKADKLAKKLKKGKGFDLEDFRDQLQQMKNMGGLGGLMDKLPNIGGVNLAQMGNAQGAAEKQFKQMEAIINSMTPAERRDPDLISGSRKRRIAMGSGTQVQDIGRLIKQHKQMQKMMKKFSAKGGMAKMMRGMGGMLPGGGMPKM, from the coding sequence ATGTTTGAAAACCTAACCGACCGTCTCTCGCAGACGCTGCGCCATGTCACCGGCAAGGCGAAACTGACCGAGGACAACATCAAAGACACCCTGCGCGAAGTGCGCATGGCGTTGCTCGAAGCCGACGTCGCCCTGCCGGTGGTCAAGGACTTCGTCAATTCGGTCAAGGAACGCGCCGTCGGCACTGAAGTGTCGCGCAGCCTGACGCCAGGCCAGGCGTTCGTGAAGATCGTCCAGGCCGAACTCGAAAGCCTGATGGGCGCCGCCAACGAAGACTTGAACCTGAGCGCGGTGCCACCTGCCGTGGTCCTGATGGCAGGCCTGCAGGGCGCGGGCAAGACCACCACGGCCGGCAAGCTTGCGCGCTTCCTCAAGGAGCGCAAGAAGAAGTCGGTGATGGTGGTGTCCGCGGACATCTACCGCCCGGCGGCGATCAAGCAGCTGGAAACCCTGGCCAATGACATCGGCGTGACGTTCTTCCCGTCCGACCTGAGCCAGAAGCCGGTGGACATCGCCCAGGCGGCTATTAAAGAAGCAAAACTGAAATTCATCGACGTGGTCATCGTCGATACCGCCGGTCGCCTGCACATCGATGAAGAGATGATGGGCGAGATCAAGGCGCTGCATGCCGCGATCAACCCGGTGGAAACCCTGTTCGTGGTCGACGCCATGACCGGCCAGGACGCGGCCAACACCGCCAAGGCGTTCGGTGATGCACTGCCGCTGACCGGTGTGATCCTGACCAAGGTCGACGGCGATGCCCGTGGCGGTGCCGCGCTGTCGGTGCGCGCCATCACCGGCAAGCCGATCAAGTTCATCGGTATGGGCGAGAAGAGCGAAGCGCTCGAGCCGTTCCACCCTGAGCGTATCGCTTCGCGCATCCTCGGCATGGGCGACGTGCTCAGCCTGATCGAGCAGGCCGAGCAGACCCTCGACAAGGACAAGGCCGACAAACTGGCCAAGAAGCTGAAGAAGGGCAAGGGCTTCGACCTCGAAGACTTCCGCGACCAGCTGCAACAAATGAAGAACATGGGCGGCCTTGGCGGGCTCATGGACAAACTGCCGAACATCGGTGGCGTGAACCTGGCGCAGATGGGCAATGCCCAGGGCGCGGCCGAAAAGCAGTTCAAGCAGATGGAGGCCATCATCAATTCCATGACCCCGGCCGAGCGCCGCGACCCTGACCTGATCAGCGGTTCGCGCAAGCGCCGTATCGCCATGGGTTCCGGCACCCAGGTGCAGGACATCGGTCGCTTGATCAAGCAGCACAAGCAGATGCAGAAGATGATGAAGAAATTCTCCGCCAAGGGCGGGATGGCCAAGATGATGCGCGGCATGGGCGGTATGTTGCCCGGCGGCGGCATGCCCAAGATGTAA
- the rpsP gene encoding 30S ribosomal protein S16, translated as MLTIRLALGGSKKRPFYHLTVTDSRNPRDGSHKEQVGFFNPVARGQEVRLSVNQERVAYWLSVGAQPSERVAQLLKESAKAAA; from the coding sequence ATGCTAACAATCCGTCTTGCCCTTGGCGGCTCCAAAAAGCGCCCGTTTTACCACCTGACCGTAACCGACAGCCGCAACCCGCGTGACGGTTCCCACAAGGAACAGGTTGGTTTCTTCAACCCTGTTGCCCGTGGTCAGGAAGTTCGTCTGTCCGTGAACCAAGAGCGCGTAGCCTACTGGCTGAGCGTTGGTGCACAACCTTCTGAGCGTGTTGCTCAGTTGTTGAAGGAATCGGCTAAGGCTGCGGCCTGA
- the rimM gene encoding ribosome maturation factor RimM (Essential for efficient processing of 16S rRNA): MNATPKDADDLIVVGKIYSVHGVRGEVKVYSFTDPIKNLLDYKTWTLKREGSVKQVELVSGRGNDKFLVAKLKDLDDREEARLLAGYEICVPRNLFPELTDGEYYWYQLVGLKVIDHLGQLLGKIDHLLETGSNDVMVVKPCVGSLDDRERLLPYTEQCVLAVDLAAGEMKVEWDADF, translated from the coding sequence ATGAACGCGACGCCAAAAGACGCTGATGATTTGATCGTTGTCGGCAAGATTTACTCTGTTCATGGCGTTCGCGGCGAAGTGAAGGTGTATTCCTTTACTGATCCGATCAAAAACCTGTTGGACTACAAAACCTGGACGCTCAAGCGCGAAGGTAGCGTGAAACAGGTTGAGCTGGTCAGCGGACGTGGGAACGACAAGTTCCTGGTCGCAAAGCTCAAGGATCTCGATGATCGTGAAGAAGCGCGTCTTCTGGCCGGTTATGAGATCTGCGTGCCACGCAACCTGTTCCCTGAACTGACCGACGGCGAGTACTACTGGTACCAGCTGGTGGGTCTGAAGGTCATCGACCACCTCGGGCAATTGCTCGGGAAAATCGATCACCTGCTCGAGACCGGTTCGAACGATGTCATGGTGGTCAAGCCTTGCGTCGGCAGCCTGGATGATCGCGAACGCCTGTTGCCCTATACCGAGCAATGCGTGTTGGCCGTTGACCTTGCAGCTGGCGAGATGAAGGTGGAATGGGATGCGGATTTCTAA
- the trmD gene encoding tRNA (guanosine(37)-N1)-methyltransferase TrmD, which translates to MGCGFLNVANLRVEVITLFPEMFSAISEYGITSRAVKQELLQLTCWNPRDYTTDRHHTVDDRPFGGGPGMVMKIKPLEDALVQARNAAGEGAKVIYLSPQGRQLTQSAVRELANSDALILIAGRYEGIDERFIEAHVDEEWSIGDYVLSGGELPAMVLIDAVTRLLPGALGHADSAEEDSFTDGLLDCPHYTRPEVYADQRVPDVLLSGNHAHIRRWRLQQSLGRTYERRADLLESRSLSGEEKKLLEEYIRERDDS; encoded by the coding sequence ATGGGATGCGGATTTCTAAACGTGGCTAATTTGCGCGTTGAAGTCATCACGCTGTTTCCCGAGATGTTTTCCGCCATCAGCGAGTACGGCATAACCAGCCGCGCGGTGAAACAGGAGCTGTTGCAGCTCACTTGTTGGAATCCGCGGGACTACACCACGGATCGGCATCACACTGTGGACGATCGCCCGTTTGGCGGTGGTCCGGGCATGGTGATGAAGATCAAGCCCCTGGAAGACGCTCTGGTTCAGGCCAGAAACGCAGCCGGGGAGGGTGCGAAGGTGATTTACCTGTCGCCCCAAGGCCGCCAGCTGACTCAGTCGGCGGTACGCGAGCTGGCGAATTCGGATGCATTGATCCTGATTGCCGGCCGTTATGAAGGCATTGACGAGCGTTTCATTGAAGCTCATGTCGATGAAGAGTGGTCGATTGGCGACTATGTACTGTCTGGCGGCGAGCTGCCGGCGATGGTCCTGATCGACGCGGTTACACGACTGCTGCCTGGAGCTTTAGGGCATGCAGATTCCGCTGAGGAAGATTCCTTTACGGATGGTCTGCTGGATTGCCCGCACTACACCCGACCGGAGGTGTATGCGGATCAGCGTGTTCCCGACGTGTTGCTAAGTGGCAACCACGCGCACATCCGGCGTTGGCGTTTACAGCAGTCCCTTGGTCGGACCTATGAACGACGCGCCGATCTTCTGGAAAGCCGCTCGCTTTCTGGAGAAGAGAAGAAGCTGCTCGAGGAATACATCCGCGAGCGGGACGATAGTTAA
- the rplS gene encoding 50S ribosomal protein L19 — protein MTNKIILALEAEQMTKEIPTFAPGDTIVVQVKVKEGDRSRLQAFEGVVIAKRNRGVNSAFTVRKISNGVGVERTFQTYSPQIDSMAVKRRGDVRKAKLYYLRDLSGKAARIKEKLA, from the coding sequence ATGACTAACAAAATCATCCTTGCACTCGAAGCAGAGCAGATGACCAAAGAAATCCCTACCTTTGCCCCGGGCGACACCATTGTCGTTCAGGTGAAAGTGAAGGAAGGCGACCGTTCGCGTCTGCAAGCGTTCGAAGGCGTCGTTATCGCCAAGCGTAACCGTGGTGTGAACAGTGCTTTCACTGTTCGTAAAATCTCCAACGGTGTTGGCGTAGAGCGTACTTTCCAGACCTACAGCCCGCAAATCGACAGCATGGCTGTGAAACGTCGCGGTGACGTGCGTAAAGCCAAGCTGTACTACCTGCGTGACCTGTCCGGTAAAGCAGCTCGCATCAAGGAAAAACTGGCTTAA
- the xerD gene encoding site-specific tyrosine recombinase XerD: MPAIDHPLIDQFLDALWLEKGLSDNTRDAYRSDLALFNGWLQEKGLELANAGRELILDHLAWRLEQNYKPRSTARFLSGLRGFYRYLLREKLIAVDPTLRVEMPQLGRPLPKSLSEADVEALLAAPDLSEAIGQRDRAMLEVLYACGLRVTELISLTLEQVNLRQGVLRVMGKGSKERLVPMGEEAIVWVERYMRDARHELLGGRPSDVLFPSLRGEQMTRQTFWHRIKHQAKVAGIGKSLSPHTLRHAFATHLLNHGADLRVVQMLLGHSDLSTTQIYTHVARARLQDLHAKHHPRG; encoded by the coding sequence ATGCCAGCCATCGATCATCCCCTGATAGACCAGTTTCTCGACGCCTTGTGGCTGGAGAAGGGCCTGTCCGATAACACCCGTGATGCCTATCGCAGCGATCTGGCACTGTTCAATGGTTGGTTGCAGGAAAAAGGCCTGGAGCTGGCCAATGCCGGGCGGGAGTTGATCCTCGATCACCTGGCCTGGCGCCTTGAGCAGAACTACAAACCGCGCTCCACGGCACGTTTTCTCTCCGGTTTGCGCGGTTTTTATCGCTATTTGTTGCGGGAAAAGCTGATTGCCGTCGATCCGACCTTGCGTGTGGAAATGCCGCAGCTGGGGCGTCCGCTGCCCAAGTCCTTGTCAGAAGCGGATGTGGAGGCGTTGCTGGCGGCGCCGGACCTCAGCGAGGCTATCGGTCAACGCGACCGGGCCATGCTGGAGGTCTTGTACGCCTGCGGCCTGCGGGTCACCGAATTGATCAGCCTCACGCTGGAGCAGGTCAACTTGCGCCAGGGCGTGCTGCGGGTGATGGGCAAGGGCAGCAAGGAGCGTCTGGTGCCGATGGGCGAGGAAGCGATCGTCTGGGTCGAGCGTTACATGCGCGACGCCCGTCATGAGCTGCTGGGCGGGCGGCCCAGCGACGTGCTGTTTCCAAGCCTGCGTGGCGAGCAGATGACCCGCCAGACCTTCTGGCACCGCATCAAGCACCAGGCCAAGGTGGCCGGGATCGGCAAGTCCCTCTCGCCCCACACCTTGCGCCATGCCTTCGCCACGCACCTGCTCAACCACGGCGCCGACTTGCGAGTGGTGCAGATGCTGCTGGGCCACAGCGACCTGTCCACCACCCAGATCTACACGCACGTGGCCCGGGCGCGATTGCAGGACCTGCATGCCAAGCATCATCCTCGGGGCTGA
- a CDS encoding DsbC family protein, with protein sequence MRLIQLFTAAAIALASTFAIADDAADKAIRKSLENLQLEVPIEAISASPMAGLYEVKLKGSRVLYASADGQYIVQGNLFELKDGKPVNLTEITERQGISKLINGIPVAETVVYPAIGETKSHITVFTDTTCPYCHKLHAEVPELNKRGIEVRYVAFPRQGLGSPGDEQLQAVWCSKDKKAAMDKMVDGKEIKAAKCENPVSKQFALGQSIGVNGTPAIVLADGQVIPGYQPAPQVAKLALGAK encoded by the coding sequence ATGCGTTTGATCCAGTTGTTCACCGCCGCCGCCATCGCGCTGGCCAGTACCTTTGCCATCGCTGACGACGCGGCCGACAAGGCTATCCGCAAGAGCCTGGAAAACCTTCAGCTCGAAGTGCCGATCGAAGCCATCTCCGCCAGCCCCATGGCCGGCCTGTATGAGGTCAAGCTCAAGGGCAGCCGGGTGTTGTACGCCAGCGCTGACGGTCAGTACATCGTCCAGGGCAACCTGTTCGAGCTCAAGGACGGCAAGCCGGTCAATCTCACCGAGATCACCGAGCGCCAGGGCATTTCCAAACTGATCAACGGCATCCCGGTTGCCGAAACCGTGGTTTACCCTGCGATCGGTGAAACCAAATCCCATATCACGGTATTCACCGACACCACTTGCCCGTATTGCCACAAGCTGCACGCCGAAGTGCCGGAACTGAACAAGCGCGGTATCGAAGTGCGCTACGTTGCCTTCCCGCGCCAGGGCCTGGGTTCGCCGGGTGACGAACAGTTGCAGGCGGTCTGGTGCTCCAAGGACAAGAAAGCGGCCATGGACAAGATGGTCGATGGCAAGGAAATCAAGGCCGCCAAGTGCGAGAACCCGGTTTCCAAGCAGTTTGCCCTTGGGCAGTCAATAGGTGTGAACGGTACGCCAGCGATTGTTTTGGCGGACGGTCAGGTAATTCCGGGCTACCAGCCGGCGCCACAAGTCGCCAAACTGGCCCTTGGTGCGAAATGA
- a CDS encoding homoserine dehydrogenase, which translates to MNPVKVGICGLGTVGGGTFNVLQRNAEEISRRAGRGIEVAQIAMRTPKPQFQTTGIAITNDVFEVATNPEIDIVIELMGGYTVARELVLKAIENGKHVVTANKALIAVHGNEIFAKAREKGVIVAFEAAVAGGIPVIKAIREGLSANRINWVAGIINGTGNFILTEMREKGRTFEDVLAEAQALGYAEADPTFDVEGIDAAHKLTILASIAFGIPLQFDKAYTEGITKLTTADVNYAEALGYRIKHLGVARSTASGIELRVHPTLIPADRLIANVNGVMNAVMVNGDAAGSTLFYGAGAGMEPTASSVVADLVDVVRAMTSDPENRVPHLAFQPDSLSDHPILPIEACESAYYLRIQAKDHPGVLAQVASILSERGINIESIMQKEVEEHDGLVPMILLTHRVVEQRINDAITALEALQGVVGPVVRIRVEHLN; encoded by the coding sequence GTGAATCCGGTCAAAGTAGGCATCTGTGGGTTAGGTACCGTCGGTGGCGGCACCTTCAACGTACTTCAGCGTAACGCCGAGGAAATTTCCCGGCGTGCCGGGCGTGGAATCGAAGTGGCACAAATTGCCATGCGCACGCCAAAGCCTCAGTTCCAGACGACCGGTATTGCGATTACCAACGATGTCTTCGAAGTGGCCACGAACCCTGAGATCGACATCGTCATAGAGCTGATGGGCGGCTATACCGTTGCCCGCGAGCTGGTACTCAAAGCCATCGAGAATGGCAAGCATGTGGTCACCGCGAACAAGGCGCTTATCGCTGTTCACGGTAATGAGATTTTCGCCAAGGCTCGCGAGAAGGGCGTGATCGTTGCGTTCGAAGCCGCCGTGGCCGGTGGCATTCCGGTGATCAAGGCGATTCGTGAAGGCTTGTCGGCCAACCGCATCAACTGGGTGGCCGGGATCATCAACGGCACCGGCAACTTCATCCTTACCGAGATGCGCGAGAAGGGTCGCACCTTCGAGGACGTGCTCGCCGAAGCCCAGGCCCTGGGTTATGCCGAGGCCGATCCGACCTTCGACGTGGAAGGCATCGACGCGGCGCACAAGCTGACGATCCTGGCGTCCATCGCCTTCGGTATCCCGCTGCAGTTCGACAAAGCCTACACCGAAGGCATCACCAAGCTGACCACCGCTGACGTGAACTACGCCGAAGCTTTGGGCTACCGCATCAAGCACCTGGGCGTGGCTCGCAGCACCGCCAGCGGCATCGAGCTGCGCGTGCACCCGACGCTGATCCCGGCCGACCGCCTGATCGCTAACGTCAACGGCGTGATGAACGCGGTGATGGTCAACGGTGATGCGGCCGGCTCGACCCTGTTCTACGGCGCCGGTGCTGGCATGGAACCGACGGCCTCCTCGGTGGTGGCCGATCTGGTGGATGTGGTTCGCGCCATGACCTCCGATCCGGAGAACCGTGTGCCGCACCTGGCGTTCCAGCCAGACTCGTTGTCGGATCACCCGATTCTTCCGATCGAAGCATGCGAAAGTGCCTACTACCTGCGTATCCAGGCCAAGGACCATCCAGGCGTCCTGGCCCAGGTGGCGAGCATTCTTTCGGAGCGTGGCATCAACATCGAGTCGATCATGCAGAAGGAAGTCGAGGAGCACGACGGCCTGGTGCCGATGATCCTGCTGACCCACCGTGTGGTCGAGCAACGCATCAACGATGCGATCACTGCGCTGGAGGCCCTGCAGGGCGTCGTGGGTCCGGTGGTCCGTATCCGCGTTGAACATTTGAATTAA